One window of the Eucalyptus grandis isolate ANBG69807.140 chromosome 6, ASM1654582v1, whole genome shotgun sequence genome contains the following:
- the LOC104429191 gene encoding LOW QUALITY PROTEIN: putative receptor protein kinase ZmPK1 (The sequence of the model RefSeq protein was modified relative to this genomic sequence to represent the inferred CDS: inserted 1 base in 1 codon), whose product MAPPPSLLLPLFLFLFLFLQSCRLSTSALPSLAKRASLSVEDPGDVLVSPSGVFSAGFFPVGDNAYGFAVWFSDHSCSGANCTPVWMANREXPVNGRRSALSLLDSGNLVLTDAGDAGAEVWSSGTRSGSAAELRLNDTRNLFLADGSGGVLWQSFDSPTNTLLPQQPLTRNTLLISARSRYNYSSGFYKLYFDNDNVLRLLFDGPSISGVYWPYPWVPSNQLGRFLYNSSRIAVLDPLGRFQSSDNYSFSTSDYGAARQRRMTLDFDGNLRVYSRERGTAVWAVTWEALSSIPCFIHGVCGNNSLCSYDPAKGRSCSCVPGYVPKVPGDWSAGCVPDFTFSDGCVTDEIRFVKLLYIDFYGYDYNTIFNTTLETCRQTCLKLCNCRGFQYSKSSSGGTFDCYPKIELLNGHNLPSFTGEFFIKVPKNKTFTVDQLVKRTQYSCPPTPEVKILDRTYSKKGKNGALNFMLWFACVVGGIEIVVVFLVWFFLIRNQQDVTSAHQSYLLAATGFKRFTYDELKKATRNFSKEIGRGAGGIVYKALLPDDWVAAVKVLNNATTGEADFLAEASTIGRVNHMNLIEMWGYCAEGKHRLLVYEFMEHGSLAQNLSSPELHWKRRFDIAVGTAKGLAYLHEECLEWVLHCDVKPQNILIDSDYQPKVADFGLSKLMDRGKVTNSDFSRIRGTRGYMAPEWVSNLSITSKVDVYSYGIVMLEMVTGISPTTSVHSLEGGGDAKQVQLVPWARNKVNEPGRTGSRLKEMVDPALKGDYDPKKMEVLIEVALRCVEEDKDARPTMSQVVEMLLRHENDG is encoded by the exons ATGGCTCCGCCACCCtcgctcctcctccctctcttcctcttcctcttcctcttcctccagtCTTGTCGGCTCTCCACCTCGGCGCTGCCCAGCCTCGCCAAACGCGCGTCCCTTTCCGTCGAGGACCCCGGCGACGTCCTTGTCTCTCCCTCCGGCGTCTTCTCCGCTGGCTTCTTCCCCGTTGGCGACAACGCCTATGGCTTCGCCGTCTGGTTCAGCGACCACTCCTGCTCCGGTGCCAACTGCACCCCCGTCTGGATGGCCAACCGCG GCCCCGTCAACGGCCGACGCTCCGCCTTGTCCCTCCTCGACTCGGGCAACCTCGTCCTCACCGACGCGGGCGATGCCGGCGCCGAGGTCTGGTCTTCCGGCACCAGATCCGGCTCCGCCGCCGAGCTCCGCCTCAACGATACCAGGAATCTCTTCCTCGccgacggcagcggcggcgtcCTGTGGCAGAGCTTCGACTCGCCGACCAACACCCTCCTGCCTCAGCAGCCACTCACCAGAAACACGCTCCTGATCTCTGCTCGGAGCCGGTACAACTACTCGAGCGGTTTCTACAAGCTTTACTTCGACAACGACAATGTCCTCCGCCTCCTCTTCGACGGCCCGTCGATCTCGGGCGTCTACTGGCCGTACCCGTGGGTCCCGAGTAATCAGCTTGGCCGATTCCTCTACAACAGCAGCCGCATCGCTGTGCTCGACCCCCTCGGCCGCTTCCAGTCCTCCGACAACTACTCGTTCTCCACCTCTGACTACGGCGCGGCCAGGCAGAGAAGGATGACCCTCGACTTTGACGGCAACTTGCGGGTCTACAGCCGCGAGCGGGGCACGGCTGTCTGGGCCGTGACGTGGGAAGCGCTCAGCAGCATCCCCTGCTTCATCCACGGCGTGTGCGGCAACAACAGCCTCTGCAGCTACGACCCGGCCAAGGGTAGGAGCTGCTCCTGCGTGCCTGGGTACGTCCCCAAGGTCCCGGGCGACTGGTCGGCCGGTTGCGTGCCCGATTTCACCTTCTCCGACGGGTGCGTCACCGACGAGATTCGGTTCGTGAAGCTCCTGTACATCGATTTCTATGGCTACGACTACAACACCATCTTTAACACCACTCTCGAGACGTGCCGGCAGACTTGCCTGAAACTGTGCAACTGCCGAGGATTCCAGTACAGCAAGTCGAGCTCCGGGGGCACGTTCGATTGCTACCCCAAGATCGAGCTCCTGAATGGTCACAACCTGCCCAGCTTCACTGGCGAGTTCTTCATCAAGGTCCCCAAGAATAAGACCTTCACTGTGGACCAACTGGTGAAGAGGACTCAGTACAGTTGCCCTCCCACGCCAGAGGTGAAGATCTTGGACAGGACTTACTCCAAGAAAGGCAAAAACGGGGCGTTGAACTTCATGCTCTGGTTCGCCTGCGTGGTGGGAGGGATCGAGATCGTGGTGGTGTTCTTGGTGTGGTTCTTCCTGATTAGGAACCAGCAGGATGTCACTTCTGCACACCAGAGCTACCTCCTCGCCGCGACCGGGTTCAAGCGGTTCACCTATGACGAGCTCAAGAAGGCAACGCGGAATTTCAGCAAGGAGATTGGGAGAGGCGCAGGCGGGATCGTGTACAAGGCCCTGTTGCCTGATGATTGGGTCGCGGCAGTGAAGGTGCTCAACAATGCCACGACTGGAGAGGCCGATTTTCTGGCGGAGGCCAGCACGATCGGGAGGGTGAACCACATGAATTTGATCGAGATGTGGGGTTACTGTGCCGAGGGAAAGCACAGGTTATTGGTGTACGAGTTCATGGAACACGGGTCTTTGGCACAGAACCTGTCGTCGCCAGAGCTCCACTGGAAGAGGCGGTTCGATATCGCGGTAGGCACCGCGAAGGGCCTAGCTTATCTCCACGAGGAGTGCCTGGAGTGGGTTCTGCATTGCGATGTGAAGCCTCAGAACATTCTCATAGACTCCGATTACCAACCCAAAGTCGCAGACTTTGGGCTATCCAAGCTTATGGACCGAGGGAAGGTGACGAATTCCGACTTCTCGAGGATCAGAGGAACCCGAGGCTACATGGCTCCCGAATGGGTCTCAAATCTGTCCATCACGTCCAAGGTGGATGTCTACAGCTATGGGATCGTCATGCTAGAGATGGTGACGGGAATCAGCCCGACGACGAGTGTCCACTCATTGGAGGGCGGAGGGGACGCCAAGCAAGTCCAGCTCGTCCCGTGGGCAAGGAACAAGGTGAACGAACCGGGGAGGACGGGGTCCCGCCTCAAAGAGATGGTGGATCCAGCGCTCAAGGGTGACTACGACCCGAAGAAGATGGAGGTCTTGATCGAGGTCGCGCTCAGGTGCGTGGAGGAAGATAAAGACGCCAGACCCACCATGAGCCAAGTGGTGGAAATGCTCCTGAGGCACGAGAACGACGGTTGA
- the LOC104447853 gene encoding LOW QUALITY PROTEIN: putative receptor protein kinase ZmPK1 (The sequence of the model RefSeq protein was modified relative to this genomic sequence to represent the inferred CDS: inserted 1 base in 1 codon), translating into MAPPSSLLLPLFLSLQSCRLSTSALPSLAKHASLSVENPDDVLVSPSGAFSAGFLPVGYNAYGFAVWFSDPPCSVAACTPVWMANREAPVNGRRSTLXLLDSGNLVLTDAGDAGTEVWSSGTSSPSAAELRLNDTGNLFLTDGGGGVLWQSFDSPTDTLLPQQPLTRNTFLISAWSRYNYSTGFYKLYFGNDNVLRLIFDGPSISGVYWPYPWISNYDIKRFLYNSSRIAVLDPLGHFQSSDNYSIYTSDYGVAAMQRRMTLGFDGNLRVYSRERGSAVWAVTWEALSSTPCFIHGVCGNNSLCSYDPAKGRSCSCLPGYVPKVPGDWSAGCVPDFTFSDGCVANEIGFVKLLYVDFWGYDYNTILNTTLKKCWETCLNLCDCRGFQYKVSDDMATFNCYPKIELLNGHNLPSFNGEFFIKIPKNKTFTVDQLVKRTQYSCPSTTKVKVLDRTYSKKGKNGALNFMLWFACVVGGIEIVVLLLVWFFLIRNQQDVTSAHLSYLLVATGFKRFTYDKLKKATRNFSKEIGRGAGGIVYRALLSDDRVAAVKVLNNATTGEANFLAEASTIGRVNHMNLIEMWGYCAEGKHRLLVYEFMEHGSLAQNLLSPELHWKRRFDIALGTAKGLAYLHEECLEWVLHCDVKPQNILLDSDYQPKVADFGLSKLMDRGMVTNSDFSRIRGTRGYMAPEWISSRSITSKVDVYSYGIVMLEMVTGISPTTSDHSLESGRGAKQLQLIPWARNKVNETGRTGSRVEEMVNPAVRGDYDPKKMEVLIEVALRCVEEDKDAGPTMSQVVEMLLRHENDS; encoded by the exons ATGGCTCCACCATCCtcgctcctcctccctctcttcctctccctccaATCTTGTCGGCTCTCCACGTCGGCGCTGCCCAGCCTCGCCAAACACGCGTCACTCTCTGTCGAGAACCCCGACGACGTCCTCGTCTCTCCCTCGGGCGCCTTCTCCGCCGGCTTCTTACCCGTCGGCTACAATGCCTACGGCTTCGCCGTCTGGTTCAGCGACCCCCCCTGCTCCGTCGCCGCCTGCACCCCCGTCTGGATGGCCAACCGCGAGGCTCCCGTCAACGGCCGACGCTCCACCT TCCTCCTCGACTCGGGCAACCTCGTCCTCACCGACGCCGGCGACGCCGGCACAGAAGTCTGGTCTTCCGGCACCAGCTCCCCCTCCGCCGCTGAGCTCCGCCTCAATGACACCGGGAACCTCTTCCTcaccgacggcggcggcggcgtcctgTGGCAGAGCTTCGACTCGCCGACCGACACCCTCCTCCCTCAGCAGCCACTCACCAGAAACACGTTCCTGATCTCCGCTTGGAGCCGGTACAACTACTCGACCGGGTTCTACAAGCTTTACTTCGGCAACGACAATGTCCTCCGCCTCATCTTCGACGGCCCATCAATCTCGGGCGTGTACTGGCCGTACCCGTGGATTTCGAACTATGACATTAAACGATTCCTCTACAACAGCAGCCGCATCGCTGTGCTCGACCCGCTCGGCCACTTCCAGTCCTCCGACAACTACTCGATCTACACCTCTGACTACGGCGTCGCGGCTATGCAGAGAAGGATGACCCTCGGCTTTGACGGCAACTTGCGGGTCTACAGCCGCGAGCGGGGCTCGGCTGTCTGGGCCGTGACGTGGGAAGCGCTCAGCAGCACCCCCTGCTTCATCCACGGCGTGTGCGGCAATAACAGCCTCTGCAGCTACGACCCGGCCAAGGGACGGAGCTGCTCCTGCCTGCCTGGGTACGTCCCCAAGGTCCCGGGCGACTGGTCGGCCGGTTGCGTGCCCGATTTCACCTTCTCTGACGGGTGTGTCGCCAACGAGATCGGGTTCGTGAAGCTCCTGTACGTCGATTTCTGGGGCTACGACTACAACACCATCCTTAACACCACTCTCAAGAAGTGCTGGGAGACTTGCCTGAACCTGTGCGACTGCCGAGGATTCCAGTACAAGGTGTCGGACGACATGGCCACGTTCAATTGCTACCCCAAGATCGAGCTCCTGAATGGCCACAACCTGCCCAGCTTCAACGGCGAGTTCTTCATAAAGATCCCCAAGAATAAGACCTTCACCGTGGACCAGCTGGTGAAGAGGACTCAGTACAGTTGCCCTTCCACCACGAAGGTGAAGGTCTTGGACAGGACTTACTCCAAGAAAGGCAAAAACGGGGCGTTGAACTTCATGCTCTGGTTCGCCTGTGTGGTCGGAGGGATCGAGATCGTGGTGTTGCTCTTGGTGTGGTTCTTCCTGATCAGGAACCAGCAGGATGTCACTTCCGCGCACCTGAGCTACCTCCTCGTTGCGACCGGGTTCAAGCGGTTCACCTACGACAAGCTCAAGAAGGCAACGAGGAATTTCAGCAAGGAGATCGGGAGAGGCGCAGGCGGGATCGTGTACAGGGCCCTGTTGTCCGATGATCGGGTTGCGGCAGTGAAGGTGCTCAACAATGCCACGACTGGTGAGGCCAATTTTCTGGCCGAGGCCAGCACGATCGGGAGGGTGAACCACATGAATTTGATCGAGATGTGGGGTTACTGCGCCGAGGGAAAGCACAGGCTATTGGTGTACGAGTTCATGGAACACGGGTCGCTGGCACAGAACCTTTTGTCGCCGGAGCTCCACTGGAAGAGGCGGTTTGACATCGCGCTAGGCACCGCAAAGGGTCTAGCTTATCTCCACGAGGAGTGCCTGGAGTGGGTTCTGCATTGCGACGTGAAGCCTCAGAACATTCTTCTAGACTCCGATTACCAACCCAAAGTCGCGGACTTTGGGCTTTCCAAGCTCATGGACCGAGGGATGGTGACGAATTCGGACTTCTCGAGGATCAGAGGAACCCGAGGCTACATGGCTCCCGAATGGATCTCAAGTCGGTCCATCACGTCCAAAGTGGATGTCTACAGCTACGGGATCGTCATGCTAGAGATGGTGACGGGAATCAGCCCGACGACGAGCGACCACTCGTTGGAGAGCGGAAGGGGCGCCAAGCAACTCCAGCTCATCCCGTGGGCAAGGAACAAGGTGAACGAAACAGGGAGGACGGGGTCACGCGTGGAAGAGATGGTGAATCCGGCGGTCAGGGGTGACTACGACCCGAAGAAGATGGAGGTCTTGATCGAGGTCGCGCTCAGGTGCGTGGAGGAAGATAAAGACGCAGGACCCACCATGAGCCAAGTGGTGGAAATGCTTCTTAGGCATGAGAATGATAGTTAG